From the Vicinamibacteria bacterium genome, one window contains:
- a CDS encoding STAS domain-containing protein, which yields MQLAVEERGDVRIVRVQEAKLTYPVLSSFFSEVRQLVDGGIRKVVIDLGAVSYIDSASIGCLMDIHRLLQEKTGAVKLAGLQPRVETMISMTGVHKIIDIRREVAEALSSFGIKKGRGKSDA from the coding sequence ATGCAGCTCGCAGTGGAGGAACGCGGTGACGTCCGGATCGTCCGGGTGCAGGAGGCTAAGCTGACCTACCCGGTCCTATCCTCCTTCTTCAGCGAGGTCCGCCAGCTCGTGGACGGGGGGATCCGCAAGGTGGTGATCGACCTGGGGGCGGTGAGCTACATCGACAGCGCTTCCATCGGCTGCCTCATGGACATCCACCGCCTGCTCCAGGAGAAGACGGGGGCGGTGAAGCTGGCCGGCCTGCAGCCGCGGGTGGAGACCATGATCTCCATGACGGGGGTGCACAAGATCATCGACATCCGCCGGGAAGTGGCGGAGGCCTTGAGCTCATTCGGGATCAAGAAGGGGCGGGGTAAGAGCGATGCGTAG
- a CDS encoding DUF1573 domain-containing protein: MRRALTAVAVVLLVSSAWAQDKGAKGEAAPKGPKIRVEPTTFDFGKALPNKTLDKEFSLRNFGNEDLVIENVSTTCGCTAALMDSKVVKPGGTTPLRVSLQTREYSGKVERTILVRSNDPTTALLEIKVQVTVVPATK, translated from the coding sequence GTGAGAAGAGCGTTGACCGCGGTGGCGGTGGTCCTGCTGGTCTCGTCCGCGTGGGCGCAAGACAAGGGGGCAAAGGGGGAGGCCGCCCCCAAGGGGCCCAAGATCCGGGTGGAGCCGACCACGTTCGATTTCGGCAAGGCCCTGCCCAACAAGACGCTGGACAAGGAGTTCAGCCTCCGCAACTTCGGGAACGAGGATCTGGTGATCGAGAACGTCTCCACCACCTGCGGGTGCACGGCCGCCCTCATGGACAGCAAGGTGGTCAAGCCCGGCGGCACCACCCCCCTGCGCGTCTCCCTGCAGACCCGCGAGTACTCGGGAAAGGTGGAGCGCACGATCCTGGTGCGCTCCAACGACCCCACCACCGCCCTCCTCGAGATCAAGGTCCAGGTAACGGTCGTCCCGGCCACGAAGTAG
- the lpxC gene encoding UDP-3-O-acyl-N-acetylglucosamine deacetylase: MAYRRTLKRDVGCTGIGLHSGRAVRLRLRPAPAEHGIRFHRTDVDVEIPASLACLSRQDHATTLSRDGVSVDTVEHLLSALYALGVDDAIVEVDGPEIPILDGSAAPFVILIHEAGLKPLAAPRRYLKILKPVEVIRGNKRARLSPSAHFNVSYTIGFDHPLLRHQAVSVRITPRNFVDSVAPARTFGFLRDVEAMRKNGLALGGSLENAVVIGETGVLNNKLRFEDEFVRHKVLDAVGDLALLGHPIVGHLEAVKAGHALHAAVARKLLATPDAFALEASPDIAALDAPGAPALSFRPSEA, translated from the coding sequence ATGGCCTATCGGCGAACACTGAAGCGCGACGTTGGCTGCACCGGGATCGGCCTCCACTCGGGCCGTGCCGTCCGCCTTCGTCTGCGCCCTGCCCCCGCCGAGCACGGCATCCGCTTCCACCGCACCGACGTGGATGTGGAGATTCCGGCCAGTCTCGCCTGCCTCTCCCGGCAGGACCACGCCACCACCTTGAGCCGGGACGGGGTCTCCGTCGACACCGTGGAGCACCTGCTCTCCGCCCTCTACGCCCTGGGCGTGGACGACGCGATTGTGGAAGTGGATGGTCCCGAGATCCCCATCCTGGACGGCAGCGCCGCGCCCTTCGTGATCCTCATCCATGAAGCCGGGCTCAAGCCTTTGGCCGCGCCCCGTCGCTACCTCAAGATCCTGAAGCCGGTGGAGGTGATCCGGGGAAACAAGAGAGCCCGCCTCTCCCCCTCCGCTCACTTCAACGTGAGCTATACCATCGGCTTCGACCACCCCTTGTTGCGGCACCAGGCCGTCTCCGTGAGGATCACGCCCCGGAACTTCGTGGACAGTGTGGCCCCTGCCCGGACCTTCGGCTTCCTCCGCGACGTGGAGGCCATGCGCAAGAACGGTCTGGCCCTCGGAGGGAGCCTGGAAAATGCGGTGGTGATCGGGGAGACCGGCGTTCTCAACAACAAGCTGCGCTTCGAGGACGAGTTCGTCCGGCACAAGGTGCTGGACGCGGTGGGGGACCTGGCGCTCCTCGGCCACCCCATCGTGGGGCACCTGGAGGCCGTGAAGGCCGGCCATGCGCTGCACGCGGCGGTGGCGCGAAAGCTTCTGGCCACGCCCGATGCCTTCGCGCTGGAGGCGAGCCCCGACATCGCGGCTCTTGACGCGCCGGGCGCGCCCGCCCTCTCCTTCCGGCCCTCCGAGGCCTGA
- a CDS encoding aminotransferase class V-fold PLP-dependent enzyme translates to MTESLPLPSADPLLAWRREFPILERSVYLVSHSLGAMPRGAADRLAAYADAWATRGVRAWAEGWWHMPLELGDTLGRLLGAPPGSVVMLPNVSLAQAVILSCFDFQGPRNKIVYDELNFPSVMYVYEAQRAQGARIETVKSEDGITVPLDRLLAAIDEHTLLVPISHVLFKSAFVQDVAAITRRAHEVGALVVADVYQSAGTVPVDVTAWEVDFATGGSVKWLCGGPGAGYLYVAPHLRSSLEPRLTGWAAHARPFAFEPGPIAYSADSSRFMQGTPPVPALYAAEAGYEIVSAVGVDSIRSKSLRQVQLLLDVARERGLAARTPAQAKERGGMVVLDVPAAEAVTRELLQREILVDYRPGAGIRLSPHFYTTDDEIRRAISEIGEILDSGAHRAHAGTGGPGF, encoded by the coding sequence ATGACGGAGAGCCTCCCCCTCCCTTCGGCGGATCCCCTGCTGGCCTGGCGGCGCGAGTTCCCGATCCTGGAGCGATCCGTCTATCTGGTGAGCCACTCCCTGGGGGCGATGCCCCGAGGAGCGGCGGATCGGCTGGCCGCCTACGCCGACGCGTGGGCCACGCGCGGGGTGCGCGCCTGGGCGGAGGGCTGGTGGCACATGCCCTTGGAGCTTGGCGACACCCTGGGACGCCTGCTCGGCGCGCCCCCGGGCTCGGTGGTGATGCTCCCCAACGTTTCCCTGGCCCAGGCCGTCATCCTCTCCTGCTTCGATTTTCAAGGCCCCCGCAACAAGATCGTCTACGACGAGCTCAACTTCCCCTCCGTCATGTACGTCTACGAGGCCCAGCGCGCCCAGGGGGCGCGGATCGAGACCGTGAAGAGCGAGGACGGCATCACCGTCCCCCTCGACCGCCTGCTGGCCGCCATCGACGAGCACACGCTCCTCGTCCCCATCTCCCATGTGCTCTTTAAGAGCGCTTTCGTCCAGGACGTGGCCGCGATCACTCGCCGGGCCCACGAGGTGGGGGCGCTGGTGGTGGCGGACGTCTACCAGTCGGCGGGCACCGTGCCCGTGGACGTGACCGCCTGGGAAGTCGACTTCGCCACCGGGGGTTCCGTGAAGTGGCTGTGCGGCGGCCCCGGGGCGGGCTACCTGTACGTGGCCCCGCACCTGCGGTCCTCCCTGGAGCCGCGGCTTACGGGATGGGCGGCGCATGCGCGGCCCTTCGCCTTCGAGCCGGGCCCCATCGCGTACTCCGCCGACAGCAGCCGCTTCATGCAAGGAACACCGCCCGTGCCCGCGCTCTACGCGGCCGAGGCCGGCTACGAGATCGTGAGCGCGGTTGGGGTGGACTCGATTCGGAGCAAGTCCCTGCGCCAGGTCCAGCTCCTGCTCGACGTCGCGCGGGAGCGGGGACTTGCTGCCCGCACCCCCGCCCAGGCAAAGGAGCGGGGAGGCATGGTCGTCCTGGATGTGCCCGCCGCGGAGGCCGTCACGCGCGAGCTGCTCCAGAGGGAGATCCTCGTGGACTACCGACCGGGGGCGGGCATCCGGCTCTCGCCCCACTTCTATACGACCGACGACGAGATCCGCCGGGCGATCTCCGAGATCGGCGAGATCTTGGACTCGGGGGCCCACCGCGCTCACGCCGGGACGGGCGGGCCGGGCTTTTGA
- the uvrA gene encoding excinuclease ABC subunit UvrA gives MKGSEEPIAIRGARVHNLKGVDCDLPRNSLVVITGPSGSGKSSLAFDTLYAEGQRRYVESLSAYARQFLEQMEKPEVESVSGLSPAIAIEQRTTVSHPRSTVGTVTEVYDHLRVLFSALGKPHCPRCGEAITSQTTEQILERLLRYPEGTPVAVLAPVVRGRKGAFKKELSELGALGHLRARIDGRACDLSQPVVLEPRRNHRIDVLVDKVVVRPGIEKRLRASLDRALDLARDVVLVSFEGGRERLYSRRMACVRCDISVPELSPRAFSFNSGYGACPACDGLGLRWAVDPAKVIPDESKSLLEGAVQPWQRHGPRLVREALEEVAERHGFSLEVPVGELPRRARDILLNGDGQGFPGAVAYLRRRVESLLRVDPTGGEEPEAREGSEAFEDLRPYLTEETCPACKGARLRPESLAVRLGGRSVADYVRLPVQAALPALAALEFPERERPVADRLLHEITTRLQFLEAVGLGYLTLDRSTTTLSGGEAHRIRLATQIGARMQGILYVLDEPSVGLHQRDNLRLIETLKSIRDLGNTVVVVEHDEETIRAADYVLDLGEGAGSLGGRLMYAGPPASIDGSLTGRYLRRELMIPVPAVRRTPRGWLRILGARAHNLRDIDVAIPLGVLTAVSGVSGSGKSTLVDDILYRALARRLYGASAEPGRHRDLEGAEAIDKVIAIDQSPIGRTPRSNPATYTGAFAFIRELFSLVPEARARGYKPGRFSFNVRGGRCESCQGDGVRTIEMHFLPDVYVECEACRGRRYNRETLEVLYRGRSVADILDMTVDEAQPVLAAHPRLNRLLVTLIDVGLGYIRLGQSASTLSGGEAQRVKLARELGRRETGRTLYILDEPTTGLHFDDIRKLLHVLGRLIETGNTVVVIEHNLDVIKSADHVIDLGPEAGEEGGRVVAEGSPEAVALSRKSHTGRYLRGMLETPGR, from the coding sequence GTGAAGGGCTCCGAGGAGCCGATCGCAATCCGGGGCGCGCGGGTCCACAACCTGAAAGGGGTGGACTGCGACCTTCCCCGGAACAGCCTGGTCGTGATTACCGGCCCCTCGGGCTCCGGCAAGAGCAGCCTGGCCTTCGACACCCTCTACGCCGAGGGTCAAAGGCGCTATGTAGAGAGCCTTTCCGCCTACGCCCGTCAATTCCTGGAGCAGATGGAGAAGCCGGAGGTGGAGTCGGTCTCCGGCCTCTCCCCCGCCATCGCCATCGAGCAGCGCACGACGGTCAGCCATCCCCGCTCCACGGTGGGTACGGTGACGGAGGTGTACGACCACCTGCGGGTGCTCTTCTCCGCCCTCGGCAAGCCGCATTGCCCGCGCTGCGGCGAGGCCATCACCTCCCAGACCACGGAGCAGATTCTGGAGCGGCTCCTGCGCTACCCGGAGGGGACGCCGGTGGCCGTGCTCGCTCCCGTGGTGCGGGGGCGGAAAGGGGCCTTCAAGAAGGAGCTCTCCGAGCTGGGCGCCCTCGGCCACTTGCGGGCCCGCATCGACGGCCGGGCCTGCGACCTCTCCCAACCCGTGGTCCTCGAACCACGCCGAAACCACCGGATCGACGTCCTCGTGGACAAGGTCGTGGTCCGGCCCGGGATCGAGAAGCGCCTGCGGGCGAGCCTGGACCGGGCCCTCGACCTCGCCCGCGACGTGGTGCTGGTGTCCTTCGAGGGAGGCCGGGAGCGCCTCTACAGCCGTCGCATGGCTTGCGTGAGGTGCGACATCTCGGTCCCCGAGCTCTCCCCCCGCGCCTTCTCCTTCAACAGTGGCTACGGGGCCTGCCCCGCCTGCGACGGCCTTGGCCTGCGCTGGGCGGTGGACCCCGCCAAGGTCATTCCCGACGAGTCGAAGAGCCTGCTGGAGGGGGCGGTCCAACCCTGGCAGCGCCACGGCCCCCGCTTGGTCCGCGAGGCCCTGGAGGAGGTGGCGGAGCGTCACGGCTTCTCCCTCGAGGTGCCGGTGGGAGAGCTACCCCGTCGGGCGCGGGACATCCTGCTGAACGGGGATGGCCAGGGCTTTCCGGGGGCGGTGGCCTACCTGCGGCGGCGGGTGGAGTCCCTGCTGAGGGTGGATCCCACGGGGGGGGAGGAGCCCGAGGCCCGGGAAGGCAGCGAGGCCTTCGAAGACCTGCGCCCCTATTTGACGGAGGAGACGTGCCCCGCCTGCAAGGGGGCGCGCCTGCGGCCGGAGAGCCTGGCCGTGCGTCTGGGCGGCCGCTCGGTGGCGGACTATGTACGGCTGCCCGTGCAAGCCGCCCTTCCTGCCCTCGCCGCCCTCGAGTTCCCGGAGCGGGAGAGGCCGGTGGCCGACCGGCTGCTCCACGAGATAACCACCCGGCTTCAGTTCCTGGAGGCCGTGGGCCTCGGCTATCTGACCCTGGACCGCTCCACCACCACCCTTTCCGGGGGTGAGGCCCACCGCATCCGGCTGGCCACCCAGATCGGCGCCCGCATGCAGGGGATCCTCTACGTCCTGGACGAGCCCTCGGTCGGGCTCCACCAGCGCGACAACCTTCGACTCATCGAGACCCTGAAGTCCATCCGCGACCTCGGCAACACCGTAGTGGTGGTCGAGCACGACGAGGAGACGATCCGCGCCGCCGACTACGTGCTGGACCTGGGGGAGGGGGCGGGCAGCCTGGGTGGTCGGCTCATGTACGCCGGCCCTCCGGCCTCCATCGACGGGAGCCTGACCGGACGCTACCTGCGCCGGGAGCTGATGATTCCCGTCCCCGCCGTGCGCCGGACCCCGCGCGGCTGGCTCCGCATCCTGGGCGCCCGCGCCCACAACCTGCGCGACATCGACGTCGCCATCCCCCTGGGCGTCCTGACCGCGGTCAGCGGCGTGTCCGGCTCCGGCAAGTCCACCCTCGTGGACGACATCCTCTACCGCGCGCTGGCTCGGCGGCTCTACGGAGCATCCGCGGAGCCGGGCCGGCACCGCGACCTCGAAGGGGCGGAGGCCATCGACAAGGTCATCGCCATCGACCAGAGCCCGATCGGACGCACCCCCCGCAGCAACCCCGCCACCTACACCGGGGCCTTCGCTTTCATCCGCGAGCTGTTCAGCCTGGTGCCCGAGGCCCGGGCCCGCGGCTACAAGCCGGGGCGGTTCTCGTTCAACGTCCGGGGCGGACGCTGCGAGAGCTGCCAGGGGGATGGGGTGCGCACGATCGAGATGCACTTCCTGCCCGACGTCTACGTGGAGTGCGAGGCCTGCCGGGGCCGTCGCTACAACCGGGAGACCCTCGAGGTCCTCTACCGAGGCCGCAGCGTGGCCGACATCCTGGACATGACGGTGGACGAAGCCCAACCCGTGCTGGCCGCCCATCCCCGCCTCAACCGCCTGCTCGTGACCCTGATCGACGTGGGGCTCGGCTACATCCGCCTCGGCCAGAGCGCGAGCACGCTCTCGGGGGGAGAGGCCCAGCGCGTGAAGCTGGCCCGGGAGCTGGGCCGGCGGGAGACCGGGCGCACCCTCTACATCCTGGACGAACCCACGACCGGCCTGCATTTCGACGACATCCGGAAGCTCCTGCACGTGCTCGGGCGCCTCATCGAGACGGGCAACACCGTGGTCGTCATCGAGCACAACCTCGACGTGATCAAGAGCGCGGACCACGTGATCGACCTGGGCCCGGAGGCGGGGGAGGAGGGGGGGCGAGTGGTGGCGGAGGGCAGCCCGGAAGCGGTGGCGCTCTCGCGCAAGAGCCACACTGGACGCTACCTGCGGGGAATGCTCGAGACCCCGGGCCGATGA
- a CDS encoding tetratricopeptide repeat protein, whose amino-acid sequence MPDRKAALADRRFGQALEIYEKAVKALGRKDYDRALELFDSLLESHPEERDLLERARAYRVVCARAREKRPSFRPKGFEDLLNYGVFLHNRGEFEEAIKFLQQAAEIHPRNEHVLYCLAAASARSGDTAGALKFLRSAIAVGPANRAQARSDSDFDPIREDTEFIALVHTAAS is encoded by the coding sequence ATGCCCGACAGGAAGGCGGCCTTGGCGGACCGACGTTTCGGCCAGGCCCTCGAGATCTACGAAAAAGCGGTCAAGGCCCTGGGTCGGAAGGATTACGACCGGGCCCTTGAGCTGTTTGACAGCCTGCTCGAGTCGCACCCCGAGGAGCGGGATCTCCTGGAGCGCGCCCGGGCCTACCGGGTGGTATGCGCGCGGGCCCGGGAGAAGCGGCCCTCATTCCGCCCCAAGGGCTTCGAAGACCTCCTGAACTACGGCGTCTTCCTGCACAACCGCGGGGAGTTCGAGGAGGCGATCAAGTTCCTGCAGCAGGCGGCGGAGATCCACCCCCGCAACGAGCACGTGCTTTACTGCCTGGCCGCCGCTTCCGCCCGGTCGGGGGACACCGCGGGGGCCCTCAAGTTCCTGCGCTCCGCCATCGCGGTAGGCCCGGCCAACCGCGCCCAGGCCCGCAGCGACTCGGACTTCGACCCCATACGTGAGGACACGGAGTTCATCGCGCTCGTCCACACCGCGGCCTCCTGA
- the glmU gene encoding bifunctional UDP-N-acetylglucosamine diphosphorylase/glucosamine-1-phosphate N-acetyltransferase GlmU has product MSASSTQAVVIAAGRGTRTGGTRAKVLLPVLGVPLLEHVLRALESVDADPTVVVVGHQAQAVESAFAGRGLTFVLQEPQLGTGHAVQAARAALQKHPERTALVVNGDLPLLRARTLARLLEHHRASGAAATLLSALLPGPPAYGRVLRDARGRVQRIVEARDASPEELKEAEVNAGVYAFEVPPLLEALGKLTANNAQSELYLTDVVGLLSAGGRVVEAVTVEDASEALGVNTLAEVADASRRWRERRLLELMAGGVLVEDPASTTVGLDVRVEPEATLRAFTFLEGRTLVRAGAVIGPFARLEDAEVGPGAQILDHCLLRKCVVEAGAMVGPFTHIRPESRIGAGAKVGNFVELKKTHLGDGSKAPHLSYLGDATIGPKVNIGAGTITCNYDGAAKHPTRIEAGAFVGSDATLVAPVTVGEGAYIAAGSVITEDVPAQALALGRARQVIKPGWTRKRRGAGEGR; this is encoded by the coding sequence GTGAGCGCCTCTTCGACCCAGGCCGTCGTCATCGCGGCGGGAAGGGGCACGCGAACCGGGGGCACGCGGGCTAAAGTGCTGCTGCCCGTTCTGGGGGTTCCCCTCCTCGAGCACGTCCTGCGTGCGCTCGAATCGGTGGATGCGGACCCCACGGTCGTGGTGGTCGGCCATCAGGCGCAGGCCGTGGAGTCCGCTTTCGCCGGCCGCGGCCTCACCTTCGTCCTTCAGGAACCGCAGCTCGGAACCGGTCACGCCGTCCAGGCCGCCCGCGCGGCCCTGCAGAAGCACCCGGAGCGGACGGCATTGGTCGTGAACGGAGACCTGCCCCTCCTGCGTGCGCGCACGCTGGCCCGGCTGCTCGAGCATCATCGCGCCTCGGGGGCGGCCGCCACTCTCCTGAGCGCCCTCCTCCCCGGCCCCCCGGCCTACGGGCGCGTCCTTCGGGACGCTCGGGGCCGGGTCCAGCGAATCGTGGAGGCCCGCGACGCCTCGCCCGAGGAGCTCAAGGAGGCGGAGGTCAACGCCGGCGTCTACGCCTTCGAGGTCCCGCCCCTGCTGGAAGCGCTCGGGAAGCTCACGGCCAACAACGCCCAGAGCGAGCTCTATCTGACGGACGTCGTCGGGCTGCTCTCCGCCGGCGGCAGGGTGGTGGAGGCGGTGACGGTGGAGGATGCGAGCGAAGCCCTGGGGGTGAACACCCTGGCCGAGGTGGCGGACGCCTCCCGGCGCTGGCGCGAGCGGCGGCTCCTGGAGCTGATGGCGGGAGGGGTCCTCGTGGAGGACCCGGCTTCCACCACGGTGGGGCTCGACGTGCGGGTGGAGCCCGAGGCCACCCTGCGGGCGTTCACGTTCCTCGAGGGCCGGACCCTCGTGCGCGCGGGCGCGGTCATCGGCCCCTTCGCCCGTCTCGAGGACGCGGAGGTGGGGCCGGGAGCCCAGATCCTGGACCATTGCCTCCTGCGGAAGTGCGTGGTGGAGGCGGGAGCGATGGTGGGACCCTTCACCCACATCCGGCCCGAGAGCCGGATCGGGGCGGGGGCGAAGGTGGGGAACTTCGTGGAGCTCAAAAAGACGCACCTGGGGGACGGCTCGAAGGCTCCCCACCTCTCCTATCTCGGAGACGCCACCATTGGACCCAAAGTCAACATCGGGGCGGGAACCATTACCTGCAACTACGACGGGGCGGCCAAGCACCCGACGCGGATCGAAGCGGGCGCCTTCGTGGGCAGCGACGCCACCCTGGTGGCCCCGGTCACGGTGGGGGAGGGCGCCTACATCGCCGCGGGGAGCGTCATCACCGAGGACGTGCCCGCCCAGGCCCTCGCCCTCGGCCGGGCCCGCCAAGTCATCAAGCCGGGCTGGACCCGCAAGCGGCGCGGGGCCGGGGAGGGGCGGTAG
- the glmS gene encoding glutamine--fructose-6-phosphate transaminase (isomerizing), whose product MCGIVGYVGSREAVPVLMEGLRRLEYRGYDSAGLAVVQDGELRRRRSAGKLQRLAESLATEPLQGSWGVGHTRWATHGRPTEENAHPHQDCQGRIVVVHNGIIENYLELKERLQSAGHRFQTQTDTEVVAHLAESHYRGSLEAAVRETVAELKGIFALVFLHRDEAQTLVGARLGPPLVVGLGEGERFLASDIPALLPYTRDFLFLDDGDVVTVQPSGTRLVNGAGAAVERAPQRITWDAVQAEKGGYRHFMLKEIHEQPRAVRDTLLGRIGLDEGGIHLQELGAAGERLQRVERATLIACGTSWHAALVGKFLFEQVAGLPAEVDYGSEFRYRTPLVGPETLAVAISQSGETADTLAAFREAKRRGALSLAVCNVEGSMLAREAAGTLLTHAGPEIGVASTKAFTAQIAALALLALHLGRLRGTLGAEACREHLKGLARVPHLMEEALGKEAAIEELSRSLMQTHDFLYLGRGINYPIALEGALKLKEISYLHAEGYPAGEMKHGPIALIDDALAVVALCPQGRVYEKMLSNIQEVKARGGRVVAVVSAGDKQVRGILDARDAVLEVPDSAELWSPFLFVVPLQLLAYHLAVRAGRDVDQPRNLAKSVTVE is encoded by the coding sequence GTGTGCGGGATCGTCGGCTATGTCGGCTCCCGCGAGGCCGTGCCCGTCCTCATGGAGGGGCTGCGCCGGCTGGAGTATAGGGGCTACGATTCCGCGGGGCTGGCCGTGGTCCAGGACGGCGAGCTCCGCCGGCGCCGGTCGGCGGGCAAGCTTCAGCGGCTTGCCGAGAGCCTGGCCACGGAACCCCTCCAGGGGTCCTGGGGCGTGGGCCACACCCGCTGGGCCACCCACGGCCGTCCCACGGAGGAGAACGCACACCCGCACCAGGATTGCCAGGGGCGCATCGTGGTCGTCCACAACGGGATCATCGAAAACTACCTCGAGCTGAAGGAGCGTCTGCAGAGCGCCGGACACCGTTTCCAGACCCAGACCGACACCGAAGTCGTGGCCCACCTCGCGGAGTCCCACTACCGGGGCTCGCTGGAGGCGGCGGTGCGCGAGACGGTGGCCGAGCTCAAGGGGATCTTCGCCCTCGTCTTCCTCCACCGGGACGAGGCCCAGACCCTGGTGGGGGCGCGCCTGGGTCCGCCTTTGGTGGTTGGGCTGGGAGAGGGGGAGCGCTTCCTGGCCTCCGACATCCCGGCCCTGCTTCCGTATACCCGCGACTTCTTGTTCCTGGACGACGGCGACGTGGTGACGGTCCAGCCCAGCGGGACGAGGCTCGTCAACGGGGCGGGAGCGGCGGTGGAGCGGGCGCCCCAACGCATCACCTGGGACGCCGTCCAGGCCGAGAAGGGCGGCTACCGCCACTTCATGCTGAAGGAGATCCACGAGCAGCCGCGGGCCGTCCGCGACACGCTCCTGGGGCGGATCGGTCTCGACGAGGGGGGGATCCACCTGCAGGAGCTGGGGGCGGCCGGAGAGAGGCTGCAGCGCGTGGAGAGGGCAACCCTCATCGCCTGCGGCACCAGTTGGCACGCCGCTCTGGTGGGCAAGTTCCTGTTCGAGCAGGTGGCGGGCCTGCCCGCGGAAGTGGACTACGGGAGCGAGTTCCGCTACCGGACGCCCCTAGTGGGGCCGGAGACCCTGGCCGTGGCCATCAGCCAGAGCGGGGAGACGGCGGACACCCTGGCCGCCTTCCGCGAGGCCAAGCGGCGGGGTGCCCTCAGCCTGGCCGTCTGCAACGTCGAGGGCTCCATGCTCGCGCGGGAGGCGGCGGGCACGCTTCTCACCCATGCCGGCCCCGAGATTGGCGTCGCCTCCACCAAGGCCTTCACCGCCCAGATCGCGGCCCTGGCTCTGCTCGCCCTCCATCTGGGCCGGTTGCGGGGCACGCTGGGGGCGGAGGCCTGCCGCGAGCACCTGAAGGGTCTGGCCCGCGTCCCCCACCTCATGGAGGAGGCGCTCGGGAAAGAGGCGGCCATCGAGGAGCTCAGCCGGTCCCTGATGCAGACCCACGACTTTCTCTACCTGGGCCGCGGCATCAACTATCCCATCGCCCTCGAGGGCGCGTTGAAGCTCAAGGAGATCTCCTACCTCCACGCCGAGGGCTATCCCGCGGGGGAGATGAAGCACGGGCCCATCGCCCTGATCGACGACGCGCTGGCGGTGGTCGCCCTCTGTCCGCAGGGAAGGGTCTACGAGAAGATGCTCAGCAACATCCAGGAGGTGAAGGCCCGGGGCGGGCGGGTGGTGGCCGTGGTCTCGGCGGGGGACAAGCAGGTGCGGGGCATCCTCGACGCCCGGGACGCAGTGCTGGAGGTGCCGGACTCGGCCGAGCTGTGGTCGCCCTTCCTGTTCGTGGTCCCCCTCCAGCTTCTGGCCTACCACCTGGCGGTGCGCGCGGGGCGGGACGTGGACCAGCCGCGCAACCTGGCCAAATCGGTCACGGTGGAGTAG